A stretch of Priestia aryabhattai DNA encodes these proteins:
- a CDS encoding YkvS family protein: MMDVENTQGTEEQAPKVKAAKVGDTIQPKKGDYKGFKGIVMVVRDNSVIVDFGKDAETGESMKTVVNHKNYKIVKK; the protein is encoded by the coding sequence ATGATGGACGTAGAAAATACACAAGGTACAGAAGAACAAGCACCTAAAGTCAAAGCAGCTAAAGTTGGCGATACTATTCAGCCTAAAAAAGGCGACTATAAAGGATTTAAAGGAATTGTTATGGTAGTGCGAGACAATTCGGTTATCGTAGATTTTGGGAAAGATGCTGAAACTGGCGAATCCATGAAAACGGTCGTTAATCATAAAAACTATAAAATCGTAAAAAAGTAG
- a CDS encoding AAA family ATPase produces the protein MSIQLSQLSLPKEVLSLLANRKYENLSHADQLLIGKGGYTAEEADILEDAIIALSLGKNVLLKGPTGSGKTKLAETLSHLFSQPMHSVNCSVDLDAEALLGFKTISEQEGKTGIEFVEGPVIQAMKKGHLLYIDEINMAKPETLPILNGVLDYRKMITNPFTGDVVRGQQTFGVVAAINEGYVGTVPLNEALKNRFVVIEVPYIQGGSLKQVLMSQSQLKDEKLIDKLVTLSADLITQVQSGHVSEEAASIRALIDTCDLALYMPPLRAIKRGIIEKLEDEREKAAIQNIAETLFE, from the coding sequence ATGTCAATTCAATTATCACAATTATCATTACCAAAAGAGGTTCTTTCGCTCTTAGCGAATCGTAAATATGAAAATCTGTCCCATGCTGATCAGCTATTAATCGGAAAAGGCGGCTATACAGCAGAAGAAGCAGATATTTTAGAAGATGCCATTATTGCCTTGTCACTAGGGAAAAACGTACTTTTAAAAGGGCCTACAGGTTCAGGTAAAACAAAGCTTGCTGAAACGCTGTCGCATTTATTTTCTCAGCCTATGCATAGCGTTAACTGCTCGGTTGATTTAGATGCAGAAGCGCTGCTTGGCTTTAAAACAATTTCTGAACAAGAAGGTAAAACAGGTATCGAGTTTGTAGAAGGACCTGTTATTCAGGCAATGAAAAAAGGCCATTTATTATATATTGATGAAATTAACATGGCTAAACCTGAAACGCTTCCTATTTTAAACGGGGTACTTGATTACCGGAAAATGATTACTAACCCATTCACTGGAGATGTAGTGCGCGGTCAGCAAACGTTCGGCGTAGTAGCGGCTATTAACGAAGGGTATGTTGGGACTGTTCCATTAAACGAAGCGTTAAAAAATCGTTTTGTTGTCATTGAAGTGCCATATATTCAAGGGGGCAGCTTAAAACAAGTTTTGATGTCTCAGTCTCAGTTGAAAGACGAAAAATTAATTGATAAATTGGTCACGCTCTCTGCAGATTTAATTACTCAAGTTCAAAGCGGCCATGTATCAGAAGAAGCTGCGTCTATTCGTGCGCTTATTGATACGTGTGATTTAGCTCTTTATATGCCGCCTCTTCGCGCGATTAAACGCGGTATTATTGAAAAGCTAGAAGATGAAAGGGAAAAAGCCGCCATTCAAAATATTGCTGAAACATTATTTGAGTAA
- a CDS encoding vWA domain-containing protein produces MRFIKFNDKNVDSFLYMELADLTKTLTKNDEIEVEYRVSSYYDPVHGIIYLSHFWDNRPEEDKVYGLKSDVFLRSIGSYKHSNFKEISSYLKKINKTSVPSLAKQFFMLFEDIRLEELCKRERPGTKKAFAVRRQLYRKYFATQMSANLTKSVYTDALFNGIYLLLTTENPFEEIPSMSESINLAMPFIRRQLTNVYEAKTTKDVSRICLELVDVFDDIIEKDMLNTYFFLAELQYDQLEEGLTFEDLKRKDSLVNDDILEHEKDGDEDIHEEKMEMWHRETSEATQSFLQFDMDQGSKTDMLGDGVREGDDGDQAMGMVQGSSQKTSRNDYSQIEAMEQTHPEKDGEADYEYGKENKHAYAVFVDSKLPNDDHVVQYDENKKIIASYQKKLKQMIEKTLEHKKTFPRSELHFGRLNKKLLKLWTDDNPRLFYKKDEDSAQIDAVFSLLVDCSASMYDKMDETKLGITLFHEALKSVMVPHQIVGFWEDTNDATETSQPNYLQTVMDFQASLKRKSGPEIMQLEPEEDNRDGFAIRHMTRRLLQRSEQQKFLLVFSDGEPAAMGYEQNGIVDTHEAVLEARKHGIEVINVFLSNGEIDEGQKKTIQNMYGKYSILVPNIEELPDVLFPLLKKLLHKSI; encoded by the coding sequence ATGCGATTTATTAAATTTAACGACAAAAATGTAGATTCCTTTCTCTATATGGAGCTTGCAGATTTAACGAAAACATTAACAAAAAATGATGAAATTGAAGTAGAGTATCGCGTTTCTTCTTACTATGACCCTGTACACGGTATTATTTATCTCAGTCACTTTTGGGATAATCGTCCAGAAGAAGACAAAGTGTACGGCTTAAAAAGTGATGTTTTTTTAAGAAGCATCGGAAGCTATAAGCATTCAAACTTTAAAGAGATTAGTTCATATTTAAAGAAAATAAATAAAACGTCTGTACCTAGCTTAGCTAAGCAGTTTTTTATGCTGTTTGAAGATATTCGCTTAGAAGAATTATGCAAACGTGAACGTCCTGGAACAAAAAAAGCCTTCGCAGTAAGAAGACAGCTCTACAGAAAATATTTCGCTACACAAATGAGTGCGAATTTAACAAAAAGCGTGTATACGGATGCACTTTTTAACGGCATCTATTTGCTATTGACGACTGAAAATCCGTTTGAAGAAATTCCTTCAATGAGTGAATCGATTAACTTAGCGATGCCTTTTATTCGCAGACAGCTAACAAATGTATATGAAGCTAAAACAACAAAAGACGTATCGCGCATCTGTCTTGAACTCGTAGATGTTTTCGATGATATTATTGAAAAAGATATGCTTAATACCTATTTCTTCTTGGCTGAACTCCAGTATGATCAGTTAGAAGAAGGTTTAACATTTGAAGATTTAAAACGCAAAGATTCATTAGTGAACGATGACATTTTAGAGCATGAAAAAGACGGAGATGAAGACATTCACGAAGAGAAAATGGAAATGTGGCATCGAGAGACAAGCGAAGCGACGCAAAGTTTTCTGCAGTTTGATATGGATCAAGGTTCAAAAACAGATATGCTAGGCGATGGTGTACGTGAAGGCGACGATGGAGATCAAGCAATGGGAATGGTGCAAGGGTCTTCTCAAAAAACATCGCGGAACGATTACTCTCAAATAGAGGCCATGGAGCAAACGCATCCTGAAAAAGACGGGGAAGCGGATTATGAATATGGCAAAGAAAATAAGCATGCCTATGCTGTTTTTGTAGATTCTAAACTTCCGAACGACGATCACGTTGTTCAGTATGATGAGAATAAAAAAATCATTGCATCGTATCAAAAGAAATTAAAGCAAATGATTGAAAAAACGCTTGAACATAAAAAAACGTTTCCTAGAAGCGAACTGCACTTTGGGCGATTAAATAAAAAGCTTCTCAAGCTCTGGACCGATGATAATCCTCGTTTGTTTTATAAAAAAGATGAAGATTCTGCCCAAATTGATGCTGTCTTTTCTCTTTTAGTTGACTGTTCCGCATCGATGTACGATAAAATGGATGAAACGAAGCTTGGGATTACCCTATTTCATGAAGCGTTAAAATCTGTTATGGTGCCTCATCAAATTGTAGGATTTTGGGAAGATACAAATGATGCCACCGAAACGAGCCAGCCTAACTACTTGCAAACGGTTATGGACTTCCAAGCATCATTAAAGCGTAAGAGCGGTCCTGAAATTATGCAGTTGGAACCTGAAGAAGACAACCGTGATGGATTTGCCATTCGTCATATGACACGCCGCTTGCTTCAGCGTTCTGAACAGCAGAAGTTTTTACTTGTGTTTTCAGACGGTGAACCAGCCGCTATGGGATATGAACAAAATGGCATTGTAGATACGCACGAAGCGGTATTGGAAGCGCGCAAGCACGGAATTGAAGTCATCAACGTTTTCTTATCCAACGGTGAAATTGATGAAGGACAAAAGAAAACCATTCAAAATATGTACGGGAAATATAGTATTCTAGTACCAAACATCGAGGAGCTTCCCGATGTGCTATTTCCTTTACTGAAGAAATTACTTCATAAAAGTATTTAA
- a CDS encoding EamA family transporter: MEGVQTSSKRAWGLLLVIIGATMWGVSGTVAQYLFQHKGFNAEWLVVVRMLVSGLLLLAIASKQRNIFAIWKTKEERTSLLLFGVIGMLGVQYTYFAAIEAGNAATATVLQYTSPIFIIGYLAVQARKWPVKVEIISVVLVITGTFFLATSGNFNELSITGWALFWGIGAAVTSAFYTLQPKRLLAKWSSIEVVGWGMVIGGVSFSFIHPPWHIAGEWSPLSLCAVLFVIIFGTLIAFYCYLESLKHISASEAIVLASAEPLSAAALSVLWLHVTFGWTEWLGTILIIATVFLLSQRKPEVTS, translated from the coding sequence GTGGAAGGAGTTCAAACGTCATCTAAAAGAGCATGGGGATTGCTGCTTGTAATCATTGGCGCTACGATGTGGGGAGTATCTGGCACGGTAGCTCAATATTTATTTCAGCATAAGGGTTTTAACGCAGAGTGGCTGGTCGTCGTTCGTATGCTAGTATCTGGGTTATTGCTTTTGGCAATAGCCTCTAAGCAGCGCAATATTTTTGCAATCTGGAAAACAAAAGAAGAGAGGACTTCGCTGCTTTTGTTTGGTGTAATCGGTATGCTTGGCGTGCAGTATACATACTTTGCAGCTATTGAGGCAGGAAACGCTGCTACAGCTACAGTGCTTCAATATACGTCGCCAATATTTATTATTGGCTATTTAGCCGTGCAAGCAAGAAAATGGCCGGTGAAAGTAGAAATTATTTCTGTTGTGCTGGTCATAACGGGGACATTTTTTCTTGCAACAAGCGGAAATTTCAACGAGTTGTCTATTACAGGGTGGGCATTGTTTTGGGGGATTGGAGCAGCTGTAACGTCTGCTTTTTATACGCTTCAGCCTAAACGTCTTCTTGCGAAATGGAGCTCAATTGAAGTAGTAGGTTGGGGAATGGTGATAGGCGGCGTAAGTTTTTCATTTATTCATCCACCGTGGCATATAGCCGGTGAGTGGTCGCCATTGTCCCTGTGTGCGGTGCTATTTGTGATTATCTTCGGAACGCTCATTGCATTTTATTGTTATTTGGAAAGTTTGAAGCATATTAGCGCTTCTGAAGCAATTGTTCTTGCTTCAGCAGAGCCTTTATCGGCAGCGGCGCTCTCTGTTCTGTGGCTTCATGTGACATTTGGATGGACGGAGTGGTTAGGTACAATTCTTATTATCGCTACGGTATTTTTGCTTTCTCAGCGAAAGCCAGAGGTTACATCATAA
- a CDS encoding glycoside hydrolase family 2 TIM barrel-domain containing protein has protein sequence MLKTGKKFNYTAPANGYPEWNNNPEIFQLNRSKAHALLMPYQTIEVALKNDRKSSVYYQSLNGSWYFHFAENADGRVKNFFAPEFSYEKWDSISVPSHWQLQGYDYPQYTNVTYPWVENEELEPPFAPTKYNPVGQYIRTFTPKSEWKDQPVYVSFQGVESAFYVWVNGEFVGYSEDSFTPAEFDVTSYLQEGENTIAVEVYRWSDASWLEDQDFWRMSGIFRDVYLYSTPPVHIYDFSVRSLLDTSYKDGELTVSADVLNYFQEGTQDLTFEAMLYDANHQEVLEAPLQTNLSVSDHHTISLRTHIKNPAKWSAESPNLYTLVLSLKNSAGSIIETESCKVGFRTFELKNGLMTINGKRIVLRGVNRHEFDSVKGRAGITREDMVHDILLMKQHNINAVRTSHYPNDSVWYELCDEYGLYVIDETNLETHGTWTYLQEGEQKAVPGSKPEWKENVLDRCRSMYERDKNHPSIIIWSLGNESFGGENFKHMYTFFKEKDSTRLVHYEGIFHHRDYDASDIESTMYVKPADVEHYALMNPKKPYILCEYSHAMGNSCGNLYKYWELFDQYPILQGGFIWDWKDQALQTTAEDGTSYLAYGGDFGDTPNDGNFCGNGLIFADGTASPKIAEVKKCYQPVKWTAIDAAKGKFAVQNKHLFTNLNAYDFIWSIEKNGELIEKHASLLDIAPDDTDEMTLSYPLYQQENETDEFVLTLSLILAKDTAWASAGYEVAYEQFVLPAQVSVPSVKAVYPALSVDQNEQTLTVTGTNFTAIFDKQKGQFISYIYEHTELLASGFRPNFWRAVTDNDLGNKLHERCQTWRQASLDQHVQKVTVQPQIDFVIISVELSLGNSLTSCYVTYTLYNNGEMKIEQSLAPSETMPEIPEIGMLFTMDESFDALTWYGRGPHENYWDRKTGAKLGLHKGSVKEQVTPYLRPQECGNKTDVRWAAITNKQGHGFLLRGLPTVELNALPYSPFELEAYDHFYKLPSSDSVTVRVNYKQMGVGGDDSWGAKTHPDYTLYANRSYTNTFTLKPL, from the coding sequence ATGTTAAAAACCGGCAAGAAATTTAATTATACAGCACCTGCAAACGGATATCCTGAATGGAATAACAACCCTGAGATTTTTCAGTTAAACCGTTCTAAGGCACACGCTTTACTTATGCCTTATCAAACGATCGAAGTGGCCTTAAAAAATGATAGAAAATCTTCTGTTTACTATCAAAGCTTAAATGGTAGCTGGTATTTTCATTTTGCTGAAAACGCAGATGGCCGTGTCAAAAACTTTTTCGCTCCTGAGTTTTCATATGAGAAATGGGACTCCATTTCAGTTCCTTCACACTGGCAATTACAGGGATATGATTATCCTCAATATACAAACGTAACGTATCCTTGGGTTGAAAACGAAGAGCTCGAACCTCCTTTTGCACCGACTAAATATAACCCTGTAGGTCAGTACATTCGTACATTTACACCTAAGTCAGAATGGAAAGACCAGCCGGTGTACGTCAGCTTCCAAGGCGTCGAATCTGCTTTTTACGTATGGGTTAACGGTGAGTTTGTTGGATACAGCGAAGACAGCTTTACTCCAGCTGAATTTGATGTAACTTCTTACCTTCAAGAAGGTGAAAACACGATAGCAGTAGAAGTATATCGCTGGAGTGATGCAAGCTGGCTTGAAGATCAAGACTTTTGGCGAATGAGCGGCATATTTCGCGATGTGTATCTCTATTCTACTCCGCCGGTTCACATCTATGACTTTAGCGTTCGTTCACTGCTTGATACCAGCTACAAAGATGGTGAACTTACCGTTTCAGCTGATGTTTTAAATTACTTTCAGGAAGGTACTCAAGACCTAACATTTGAAGCCATGCTGTATGACGCTAATCATCAAGAAGTACTTGAAGCTCCGTTGCAAACAAATCTAAGTGTGAGCGATCATCATACAATCTCCTTGCGTACACACATTAAAAACCCTGCAAAATGGAGCGCAGAAAGCCCTAATTTGTATACGCTTGTACTTAGCTTAAAGAATTCTGCTGGCTCTATTATCGAAACAGAAAGCTGTAAAGTCGGCTTCCGTACGTTTGAACTAAAGAATGGACTTATGACAATCAACGGCAAGCGCATCGTACTTCGTGGAGTGAATCGCCACGAATTTGATTCAGTAAAAGGACGGGCAGGCATCACGCGAGAAGACATGGTTCACGACATTTTGCTTATGAAACAGCATAATATTAACGCGGTGCGTACATCCCATTATCCTAATGATTCAGTATGGTATGAACTATGTGATGAATACGGACTGTATGTGATTGACGAAACCAATTTAGAAACGCACGGCACGTGGACTTATTTACAAGAAGGTGAACAAAAAGCTGTTCCAGGAAGCAAGCCAGAGTGGAAAGAAAACGTATTAGATCGCTGTCGTTCTATGTACGAACGTGATAAAAACCACCCTTCTATCATTATTTGGTCGCTTGGCAATGAATCATTTGGCGGAGAAAATTTTAAGCATATGTATACTTTTTTTAAAGAAAAAGATTCCACGCGCCTTGTTCATTATGAAGGAATCTTCCATCACCGTGACTATGATGCTTCTGATATAGAAAGCACGATGTACGTTAAGCCAGCAGATGTAGAGCACTATGCATTAATGAATCCAAAAAAACCTTATATTTTATGTGAATACAGTCATGCCATGGGTAATTCTTGCGGAAATCTGTACAAATACTGGGAGCTGTTTGATCAATACCCAATCTTGCAAGGCGGTTTTATATGGGACTGGAAAGATCAAGCTCTTCAAACAACAGCAGAAGACGGTACATCTTACTTAGCTTACGGCGGAGATTTTGGTGATACTCCTAACGATGGTAATTTCTGCGGAAACGGCTTAATCTTTGCTGATGGGACAGCTAGCCCTAAAATTGCAGAAGTAAAAAAATGCTATCAGCCTGTAAAGTGGACAGCAATCGACGCTGCAAAAGGAAAGTTTGCCGTTCAAAATAAACACCTGTTTACAAACTTGAACGCATATGATTTTATTTGGAGTATTGAAAAAAACGGTGAACTCATTGAAAAACATGCGTCTCTTTTAGATATAGCTCCTGATGATACAGACGAAATGACGCTTTCTTATCCTCTTTATCAGCAAGAAAATGAAACCGATGAATTTGTTTTAACTCTTTCTCTGATATTAGCCAAAGATACGGCTTGGGCTTCAGCTGGATATGAAGTGGCGTACGAACAGTTTGTACTGCCTGCGCAAGTCTCTGTACCTTCAGTTAAAGCTGTTTATCCTGCTTTATCAGTTGACCAAAATGAGCAAACTCTTACGGTTACAGGAACTAACTTCACGGCTATTTTTGACAAACAAAAAGGACAGTTCATCTCTTATATCTATGAGCACACCGAGCTGCTTGCGTCGGGTTTCCGTCCGAACTTTTGGCGTGCCGTAACCGATAATGACCTCGGAAACAAATTACATGAAAGATGTCAAACGTGGCGTCAAGCAAGTTTAGATCAGCATGTGCAAAAAGTAACTGTTCAGCCGCAAATTGACTTTGTTATCATTTCGGTTGAACTGTCTTTAGGCAACTCTCTTACTTCTTGCTATGTAACGTATACGCTATATAACAATGGTGAAATGAAGATTGAACAATCTTTAGCACCTTCTGAGACAATGCCTGAAATTCCGGAAATCGGCATGCTGTTTACGATGGATGAGTCTTTTGATGCTTTAACATGGTACGGAAGAGGCCCTCATGAAAATTATTGGGATCGTAAAACTGGAGCTAAGCTCGGCCTTCATAAAGGCAGTGTAAAAGAGCAAGTTACACCGTATTTACGCCCTCAAGAATGCGGAAATAAAACGGACGTTAGATGGGCCGCTATTACAAACAAGCAAGGACACGGCTTTTTGCTAAGAGGTCTGCCAACAGTTGAGCTGAATGCTTTACCTTACTCACCTTTTGAACTGGAGGCTTACGATCATTTTTACAAATTACCGTCAAGCGATTCAGTAACCGTGCGGGTTAACTACAAGCAAATGGGCGTTGGCGGAGACGACAGCTGGGGAGCTAAAACACACCCCGATTACACACTATATGCTAACCGCTCCTATACAAATACGTTTACGCTAAAACCTCTGTAA
- a CDS encoding AraC family transcriptional regulator, with protein MYFPALSDEDMKLPFYVTSAGRWRHQTHIKRQGEFPDYQWIQCIKGRGELRVNDEVYIIKENEGMFLTPHVPHEYYPITSEWQVCWVSFNGSVIDDIMLSLQFITSGKIVLTCAESLYRMLQELMNRLEENHTSSTMQCSELIYSVILKLRQDSVYIESKSRLQQITQLNPVLRYIEKYYHQSLTLEVLAKQLNVTEQYTCLLFQQSLGIRPFEYVTRVRIQKAKKLLLKNNHISVQDIARQVGYEHPSYFIKRFKEQENVTPTVFRKMYFS; from the coding sequence ATGTACTTTCCGGCTCTTTCAGATGAAGATATGAAACTGCCATTCTATGTTACAAGCGCTGGAAGATGGAGACATCAAACGCATATTAAACGTCAGGGAGAGTTTCCTGATTATCAATGGATTCAATGTATAAAAGGGAGAGGAGAGCTTCGTGTAAATGACGAGGTTTATATTATAAAAGAAAATGAAGGGATGTTTCTGACTCCGCATGTTCCGCATGAATACTACCCTATTACAAGCGAATGGCAAGTATGCTGGGTTTCTTTTAACGGCAGTGTGATTGATGATATCATGCTTTCTCTTCAATTTATTACTTCTGGGAAAATCGTCCTTACATGTGCTGAAAGTCTTTACAGAATGCTTCAAGAGCTAATGAATCGATTAGAAGAAAATCATACATCTAGCACCATGCAGTGCTCTGAACTAATATATAGCGTCATTTTGAAACTTAGGCAAGACAGCGTATATATAGAAAGCAAAAGTCGTTTGCAGCAAATTACTCAGCTAAACCCAGTTCTTCGTTATATCGAGAAATACTATCATCAGTCGTTAACGCTAGAAGTACTAGCGAAGCAGCTCAACGTAACGGAGCAGTATACGTGTTTGCTTTTTCAACAATCTCTTGGCATCCGGCCATTTGAATACGTCACGCGCGTGCGCATTCAAAAAGCGAAGAAACTGCTGCTTAAAAACAACCATATCTCTGTACAAGACATAGCAAGGCAAGTAGGGTATGAGCATCCAAGCTATTTTATCAAGCGCTTTAAAGAACAGGAGAACGTTACACCAACTGTTTTTCGAAAAATGTATTTTTCATAA
- a CDS encoding site-2 protease family protein: MFGLNDLPKFVWSFCLVLPLVSLIHQLGHSVMAIIFGGKVDFTIGRGKTILKMGKLKIKSVYFLDSFCKYENLKNDSRISHAMVYAGGVLFNLLTIFIINGLIMANILPEDIFCYQFVYFSVYYVIFSLLPIQYTETSASDGRAIYNVLRYGKTCDPD; this comes from the coding sequence GTGTTTGGGTTAAATGATCTTCCAAAGTTTGTGTGGTCATTCTGTCTTGTATTGCCACTTGTATCACTTATTCATCAGCTGGGGCATTCCGTCATGGCAATTATTTTCGGAGGGAAGGTCGATTTTACTATAGGTAGAGGGAAAACCATTCTTAAAATGGGGAAGCTTAAAATTAAGTCAGTGTATTTTTTAGACTCGTTTTGTAAATATGAAAATCTTAAGAACGACAGTCGCATTTCTCATGCAATGGTGTATGCGGGTGGTGTACTGTTTAATTTGCTTACTATTTTTATAATAAATGGATTAATTATGGCTAATATCCTGCCTGAAGATATATTTTGCTATCAATTTGTTTATTTTTCAGTCTATTATGTTATTTTTTCGCTGTTACCCATTCAATATACAGAGACGTCTGCAAGCGATGGACGTGCTATATATAACGTATTACGGTACGGAAAAACGTGTGATCCAGATTAA
- a CDS encoding GNAT family N-acetyltransferase, which produces MTLRAMTESDAGNLIKIFEDAEAMKYYSSTKNEQDTLRWIQWMKQHYQTYGISMWVAEDKQKGEFLGQCGMVLQKVDGKVEPELGYLFLRSRWGKGYASEAAKACLDYGLHTLKFQKIISLIDPANYPSIKVAERIGMKKEKQVNKWGKSLVCYSIYNEK; this is translated from the coding sequence ATGACGCTGCGAGCCATGACTGAAAGCGATGCAGGTAATTTAATAAAAATCTTTGAGGATGCTGAAGCAATGAAGTATTATTCTTCTACTAAAAATGAACAAGACACACTTCGCTGGATTCAATGGATGAAGCAGCATTATCAAACATACGGCATTAGTATGTGGGTAGCTGAGGATAAGCAGAAAGGAGAGTTTCTAGGACAGTGCGGCATGGTTCTTCAAAAGGTGGACGGCAAGGTAGAACCAGAACTTGGCTATTTATTTTTACGCAGCCGCTGGGGAAAAGGCTATGCGAGTGAAGCAGCAAAAGCTTGCCTAGATTACGGCCTTCATACGCTGAAATTTCAGAAGATTATATCATTAATAGACCCTGCCAATTACCCATCGATTAAAGTGGCTGAAAGAATTGGCATGAAAAAAGAAAAGCAAGTTAACAAATGGGGTAAATCATTAGTCTGTTATAGTATATATAATGAAAAATGA
- a CDS encoding ABC transporter ATP-binding protein — MINIKNISVKRAEKEILKNVSWSVKKGEHWCLLGLNGSGKTTLLNIINGYIWPTKGQVEVLSKRFGETNLSELRREIGWVSSSLQQRFRDDDTVLEMVLSGKFASIGLYEQVEQKDMNQAIELMQLLKCEDLQNQAYGTLSQGERQRVLIARALMASPKLLILDEPCTGLDIMAREQLLQLIAKMAEQPKAPTLIYVTHHVEEILPCFTHTLCMRQGEVFSSGKTKDQLTEPHLSKFFNHSVEIQQQKERTWLSLKEPVKS; from the coding sequence ATGATTAACATTAAGAATATTTCCGTAAAACGAGCAGAAAAAGAAATTTTAAAAAACGTGTCGTGGTCAGTTAAAAAAGGAGAACATTGGTGTTTGCTTGGGTTAAATGGTTCCGGAAAAACGACGCTTTTAAATATAATCAACGGATATATCTGGCCTACAAAAGGTCAAGTAGAAGTCCTTTCAAAGAGATTTGGGGAAACAAATCTGTCCGAGCTCAGAAGAGAAATTGGATGGGTAAGTTCTTCGCTTCAACAGCGGTTTCGAGATGACGACACGGTTTTAGAAATGGTTTTAAGCGGAAAATTTGCATCTATTGGTTTATATGAACAAGTGGAGCAAAAAGATATGAACCAAGCCATAGAATTAATGCAGCTGCTAAAGTGTGAAGATTTACAAAATCAGGCGTACGGAACGCTTTCTCAAGGAGAGCGCCAGCGAGTGCTAATCGCTCGAGCTCTTATGGCTTCACCAAAGCTTTTAATACTTGATGAGCCATGTACAGGTCTAGATATAATGGCCCGAGAACAGCTTCTTCAGCTGATTGCAAAAATGGCAGAGCAGCCAAAAGCTCCTACGCTTATCTATGTTACCCACCATGTAGAAGAAATTTTGCCGTGCTTTACCCATACGCTTTGTATGCGTCAAGGAGAAGTGTTTTCCTCTGGAAAAACGAAAGACCAGCTCACTGAGCCGCATCTTTCTAAATTTTTTAATCACTCCGTAGAGATTCAGCAGCAGAAGGAACGTACTTGGCTGTCACTAAAAGAACCGGTAAAAAGCTGA
- a CDS encoding GNAT family N-acetyltransferase, translated as MNVSPLLKGKNVLLRKPKDSDVNDYLACKQTKELIRMYGGNTRNLKPLTLQDAERHIQYIESQKLNWCIEYQQRFVGEARLTVNEYDRRARYAIGLFDSSVWNQGLGTEVTKLVLAYAFEHLHLHRIDLRVLEYNHRAIACYEKCGFVKEGMEREGAFIEETFRTDIIMSILEQEYYQL; from the coding sequence ATGAATGTTTCACCACTTTTAAAGGGAAAAAACGTGCTGTTAAGAAAACCAAAAGACAGCGATGTGAATGATTATTTAGCATGCAAGCAAACAAAAGAACTTATTCGTATGTACGGAGGCAATACTCGAAACTTAAAGCCTCTTACACTACAAGATGCCGAGCGGCATATCCAGTACATAGAGTCACAAAAGCTAAATTGGTGTATTGAATATCAGCAGCGTTTTGTTGGAGAAGCCCGGCTGACCGTTAACGAATACGACCGGCGCGCACGGTATGCAATTGGTTTATTTGATTCTTCTGTTTGGAATCAAGGACTGGGCACTGAAGTTACAAAATTGGTACTTGCGTACGCCTTTGAACACCTTCACTTGCACAGAATCGATTTACGGGTGCTCGAGTACAACCATAGAGCCATTGCTTGTTATGAAAAATGTGGCTTTGTAAAAGAAGGAATGGAGCGTGAAGGTGCTTTTATTGAGGAAACATTTCGGACAGATATTATCATGAGTATACTCGAACAAGAATATTACCAGCTGTAG